A single region of the Stigmatella aurantiaca genome encodes:
- a CDS encoding acyl-CoA dehydrogenase family protein, with amino-acid sequence MNGLYAATLAQLEQRLGPVSGQGPLGQDATLARDEGEAFPAEALTALRAHGVPDLLVPASEGGQFVSFEGALAVGLTLARRDPSVALSQGMLCWLWLAWMVGSPGQRERARALLQGTAAPCFAASEANHGADLLATETLALSRPEGWEVTGEKWPIGRASHAAFAFVLARTRPAPGPRALSWFLVELDQPSVTRLPKVRTVGLRASDLSGLRFARAAASPVGEEGQGLELTLKIFQLTRPLMAGLGLGTGDRALRVATRFALERELYRASAASLPSVRRLLVGAWLRLLAAEILLLSGVRALHGAPGQASLSSPLAKAIAPALVEQAIRSATTVLGARAFMREGPAAIFQKMARDHAAVGLIDGSEPVCLHALAAELPQVFTANAGSGTLLRSRFSLEEPVPAFAPASLGLTARGVDDVTAELPPGLLPHWSALRQGGSEALRGPARLETARRYGLLHAAACCFHFERFNPGLALCRAGVPALAGQFLMDPEALPETACREIFDLLAARVEGGHLLSVTDVSAGPASETALAG; translated from the coding sequence ATGAACGGCCTCTACGCGGCAACGCTCGCCCAGCTGGAGCAGCGGCTGGGGCCCGTTTCGGGCCAGGGCCCTCTCGGCCAGGACGCCACGCTCGCGCGGGATGAGGGCGAGGCCTTCCCCGCGGAGGCCCTGACGGCCCTGCGCGCGCACGGCGTGCCGGACCTGCTCGTGCCCGCCTCGGAAGGGGGGCAGTTCGTCTCCTTCGAGGGGGCGCTCGCGGTGGGGCTCACCCTGGCGCGGAGGGATCCGTCCGTGGCGTTGAGCCAGGGGATGCTGTGCTGGCTCTGGCTCGCCTGGATGGTGGGAAGCCCCGGCCAGCGGGAGCGGGCCCGGGCCCTCCTGCAGGGCACCGCCGCGCCGTGCTTCGCCGCCTCCGAGGCCAACCACGGCGCGGATCTGCTGGCCACCGAGACGCTGGCCCTGTCCAGGCCGGAGGGCTGGGAGGTGACGGGCGAGAAGTGGCCGATTGGCCGGGCCAGCCACGCCGCGTTCGCCTTCGTGCTGGCGCGCACCCGTCCAGCGCCCGGGCCGCGCGCGTTGAGCTGGTTCCTGGTGGAGCTGGATCAACCCTCGGTGACCCGGCTGCCCAAGGTCCGCACGGTGGGGCTGCGCGCCTCGGACCTGAGCGGCCTGCGGTTTGCCCGCGCGGCGGCGAGCCCCGTGGGCGAGGAGGGGCAGGGGCTGGAGCTGACCCTCAAGATCTTCCAGCTCACCCGCCCGCTCATGGCGGGGCTGGGCCTGGGCACGGGCGACAGGGCCCTGCGGGTGGCCACCCGGTTCGCCCTGGAGCGCGAGCTCTACCGGGCGAGCGCCGCGAGCCTGCCCTCCGTGCGCCGGCTGCTCGTGGGGGCGTGGCTGCGCCTCCTGGCCGCGGAGATCCTCCTCCTGTCCGGGGTGCGCGCGCTGCATGGGGCCCCCGGCCAGGCGAGCCTCTCGTCGCCCTTGGCCAAGGCCATCGCGCCCGCGCTGGTGGAGCAGGCGATCCGGTCCGCCACGACGGTGCTGGGCGCCCGCGCCTTCATGCGGGAAGGCCCCGCAGCGATCTTCCAGAAGATGGCGCGGGACCATGCGGCCGTGGGGCTCATCGATGGCAGCGAGCCCGTCTGCCTGCATGCCCTGGCCGCGGAGCTGCCCCAGGTGTTCACGGCCAACGCGGGAAGCGGCACCCTGCTGCGCTCGCGCTTCAGCCTGGAGGAGCCGGTGCCGGCGTTTGCCCCGGCGTCGCTCGGCCTGACCGCCCGCGGCGTGGATGACGTCACCGCGGAGCTTCCCCCCGGGCTGCTCCCCCACTGGAGCGCGCTGCGGCAGGGCGGGAGCGAGGCGTTGCGCGGGCCGGCGCGGCTGGAGACCGCGCGGCGGTATGGGCTGTTGCACGCGGCGGCCTGCTGCTTCCACTTCGAGCGCTTCAATCCCGGCCTGGCGCTGTGCCGCGCGGGCGTGCCCGCCCTGGCGGGCCAGTTCCTGATGGATCCCGAGGCCTTGCCTGAGACGGCGTGCCGGGAGATTTTCGACCTGCTGGCCGCGCGTGTCGAGGGCGGACACCTGCTCTCGGTGACGGATGTGTCCGCCGGGCCAGCCTCGGAGACAGCCCTCGCAGGATGA
- a CDS encoding fatty acyl-AMP ligase, giving the protein MNTIVEAMRQSAERDPRRPQFTWLMDGEQEGGTLDTAGLDRLARAGAAALQEAGATGERVVLLIRPGLEFIAGFLACLYAGALPVPAVVPRRAAEFERLFGISSRVTARFALADGDLIKTLPEPLRQASGMSWLAIEQVLAADAELWRPFSPKPSDLAFLQFTSGSTGNPRGVMVSHGNLVHNSESIVWVRREDPCRVVGWLPPYHDMGLIGCIIHPILSQVPSVLMSPHHFLQRPARWLEAVTRYRGTISPAPDFALRLCADRISDEDRDRLDLSSWNILICGAEPVRPSTWQAFAPRFVPVGLDPNILSPCYGLAESTLITTGRRTDAPLVFRSVDATALEEGRVEPGGERTRMLFACGRPVPGQQVVIVDEQLRPLPDAMVGEILIAGPSATHGYYGDEQATRETFKAEVQGHEGTFIRTGDLGFMDDGSLYIVGRIKDIVKIRGKTLHAQDIEDAASAAHAALSAGALAAFSVEEEGEERLVIVAELKRTSRNSPPEPIVNAVCAAVTRAHGVVPFEVCLLRPGGVPRTSSGKVRRRECRRQWMERRLNPFAAEEELSQAAP; this is encoded by the coding sequence GTGAACACCATCGTCGAAGCGATGCGCCAAAGCGCCGAGCGCGATCCACGCCGTCCGCAGTTCACGTGGTTGATGGATGGCGAGCAGGAGGGAGGCACGCTGGACACGGCCGGCCTGGACCGGCTGGCGCGTGCAGGGGCCGCGGCGCTGCAAGAGGCGGGCGCCACCGGTGAGCGGGTGGTGTTGCTGATCCGCCCCGGGCTCGAGTTCATCGCGGGCTTTCTGGCCTGTCTCTACGCGGGGGCGCTGCCCGTGCCCGCCGTGGTGCCCCGCCGCGCGGCCGAGTTCGAGCGCCTGTTCGGCATCTCCAGCCGGGTGACGGCGCGCTTCGCGCTGGCCGATGGGGATCTGATCAAAACGCTGCCAGAGCCCCTGCGCCAGGCCAGCGGGATGAGCTGGCTGGCCATCGAGCAGGTCCTCGCGGCGGATGCGGAGCTCTGGCGGCCCTTCTCGCCGAAGCCCAGCGACCTGGCCTTCCTCCAGTTCACCTCGGGCTCGACGGGCAATCCCCGGGGCGTCATGGTGAGCCACGGCAACCTCGTCCACAACAGCGAGTCCATCGTCTGGGTGCGCCGTGAGGATCCCTGCCGCGTGGTGGGCTGGTTGCCGCCCTACCATGACATGGGCCTCATCGGCTGCATCATCCACCCCATCCTCTCGCAGGTGCCGTCGGTGCTGATGTCGCCCCACCACTTCCTGCAGCGCCCCGCGCGCTGGCTGGAGGCGGTCACCCGCTACCGGGGGACCATCAGCCCCGCCCCCGACTTCGCGCTGCGCCTGTGCGCCGACCGCATCAGCGACGAGGATCGCGACCGGCTCGATCTGTCCAGCTGGAACATCCTCATCTGCGGCGCCGAGCCCGTGCGTCCCTCGACGTGGCAGGCCTTCGCGCCCCGCTTCGTGCCCGTGGGGCTGGACCCGAACATCCTCTCGCCCTGCTATGGCCTGGCCGAGTCCACGCTCATCACCACGGGGCGGCGCACGGATGCGCCGCTGGTGTTCCGCTCGGTGGATGCCACCGCGCTGGAGGAGGGCCGGGTGGAGCCCGGCGGGGAGCGGACGCGGATGCTGTTCGCCTGCGGCCGGCCTGTTCCGGGGCAGCAGGTGGTCATCGTGGACGAGCAGCTGCGGCCCCTGCCCGATGCGATGGTGGGGGAAATCCTCATCGCGGGTCCCAGCGCCACGCATGGCTACTACGGCGACGAGCAGGCCACCCGGGAGACGTTCAAGGCCGAGGTGCAGGGCCATGAGGGGACCTTCATCCGCACCGGCGACCTCGGCTTCATGGATGACGGCTCGCTGTACATCGTCGGGCGCATCAAGGACATCGTGAAGATCCGGGGCAAGACGCTGCACGCCCAGGACATCGAGGACGCGGCGTCCGCGGCCCACGCCGCGCTGAGCGCGGGCGCCCTCGCGGCCTTCTCCGTGGAGGAGGAGGGCGAGGAGCGGCTCGTCATCGTGGCGGAGCTCAAGCGCACCTCCCGCAACAGCCCGCCCGAGCCCATCGTGAACGCGGTCTGTGCCGCCGTGACGCGCGCCCATGGGGTGGTCCCCTTCGAGGTGTGCCTGCTGCGGCCGGGCGGGGTTCCCAGGACCTCGAGCGGCAAGGTGCGCCGCCGCGAATGCCGGCGCCAGTGGATGGAGCGCAGGCTCAATCCGTTCGCCGCCGAGGAAGAGCTGTCTCAGGCAGCACCATGA
- a CDS encoding TenA family transcriptional regulator yields MHPGLSQLVDSNLPAEEFVVALQGFAARSRAVNHPLLHAFAQREFSRPEAALKDFFGQYFFYSYRFTQYLTSVISRLDSPQHRAQLAGNLAEETGHIDPEHAALLRGVGINPEDVSFPHPLLFRRFLEAIGLDVAQLMGREPDVATAAWVETFQEVCRSPDAAQGVGALGIATEAIVRFMYANLLTAIQQAWPQMPLRDRVFFDLHAAVDDEHAEVLRGIAMNLAQTPRGRMGLAMGTLRALDARANFFDHMMDRLRRLDAAAQG; encoded by the coding sequence ATGCACCCAGGACTGAGCCAGCTGGTCGACTCCAATCTCCCGGCCGAGGAGTTCGTCGTCGCGCTTCAGGGCTTCGCGGCCCGGTCACGCGCGGTGAACCACCCGCTGCTGCACGCGTTTGCCCAGCGCGAATTCTCCCGGCCCGAGGCGGCGCTGAAGGACTTCTTCGGCCAGTACTTCTTCTACAGCTACCGCTTCACCCAGTACCTCACCTCGGTCATCTCCCGGCTGGACTCGCCTCAACACCGGGCCCAGCTCGCTGGCAACCTGGCGGAGGAGACGGGGCACATCGATCCGGAGCACGCGGCGCTCCTGCGCGGTGTTGGCATCAACCCCGAGGACGTGAGCTTCCCCCACCCGCTGCTGTTCCGGCGGTTCCTGGAGGCCATCGGGCTCGATGTGGCGCAGCTGATGGGCCGCGAGCCCGACGTGGCGACGGCGGCCTGGGTGGAGACCTTCCAGGAAGTCTGCCGGAGCCCGGACGCGGCGCAGGGCGTGGGCGCGCTGGGCATCGCCACCGAGGCGATCGTCCGCTTCATGTACGCGAACCTGCTCACCGCCATCCAGCAAGCCTGGCCCCAGATGCCCCTCCGGGACCGGGTCTTCTTCGATCTGCACGCGGCGGTGGATGACGAGCACGCCGAGGTGCTGCGGGGCATCGCGATGAACCTGGCGCAGACTCCGCGTGGACGCATGGGCCTGGCGATGGGGACGCTGCGGGCGCTCGATGCGCGCGCGAACTTCTTTGATCACATGATGGACCGGCTCCGGCGGCTCGACGCGGCCGCTCAGGGCTGA
- a CDS encoding DUF1302 family protein produces MGWKQVRGGGLVALLMLAPGSVGAAQQEEAPLAGDAESPAPAAEEASSPADASGGLDTSGDSFGEASLEGFASESQASTELLGWARLSPTYDFPRSGPTGEPPELRTPHDRLTERSTLYLRFHHRRGDGWSFAASGALDHRVRWRKQTPPAGQEAGDSWRTQLEPRLQELYLGLSGASLSVTLGQQRIAWGRNEVLAINDVVNPQDLRDPLLVPEELRYKPVIAARVDLSLGSSSLQLIAVPFFQPASFDFYGSNWALVQDAAPAAYRAVLGQLGDSSQGSALFSPERGVSAGLTQAAAGLRFSWRLGGVEINHYYHLGFDSTPRWRVDEAQLAALLDPALQEDPAARALAFNRFAETVSVSYQRRHHVGFSAVGEAGPFILYGEGAYDSRKVFITQALSTAVHPFLTALAGIEYQRDFDQVVDFALSYGRILPREGQPPPLLWNERDSLGSALTVRWGLTEEFSLEGQGGVGFIPLGVSGRLGVRWKREHLSCTVGALLLAGETFSYGGYYRANQGLYADLRYVF; encoded by the coding sequence ATGGGGTGGAAGCAGGTGCGAGGCGGTGGGCTGGTGGCCCTCCTGATGCTGGCCCCCGGGAGCGTGGGGGCCGCGCAGCAGGAGGAGGCGCCGCTGGCGGGGGACGCGGAGTCCCCTGCCCCCGCCGCGGAAGAGGCGTCTTCCCCCGCGGACGCGTCCGGGGGCCTGGACACGTCCGGGGACTCCTTCGGCGAGGCCTCGCTGGAGGGCTTCGCCAGCGAGAGCCAGGCCTCCACCGAGCTGCTCGGCTGGGCCCGGCTCTCGCCCACCTATGACTTCCCCCGGAGCGGGCCCACCGGTGAGCCGCCCGAGCTGCGCACCCCGCACGACCGGCTGACGGAGCGCTCGACGCTCTATCTGCGCTTCCACCACCGGCGCGGCGATGGGTGGTCCTTCGCGGCCTCGGGCGCGCTCGATCACCGCGTGCGCTGGCGCAAGCAGACGCCGCCCGCCGGGCAGGAGGCAGGAGACTCCTGGCGCACGCAGCTCGAGCCGCGGCTGCAGGAGCTCTACCTTGGCCTGTCCGGGGCCTCGCTGAGCGTGACCCTCGGACAGCAGCGGATCGCCTGGGGCCGCAACGAAGTCCTGGCCATCAATGATGTCGTCAACCCGCAGGACCTGCGCGACCCGCTGCTGGTCCCGGAGGAGCTCCGGTACAAGCCGGTCATCGCCGCGCGGGTGGACCTCTCGCTGGGCTCGAGCTCGCTCCAGCTCATCGCCGTGCCCTTCTTCCAGCCGGCCAGCTTCGACTTCTACGGGAGCAACTGGGCGCTGGTGCAGGACGCCGCGCCCGCCGCGTACCGCGCCGTCCTGGGCCAGCTGGGAGACTCGTCCCAGGGCAGCGCCCTGTTCTCCCCGGAGCGCGGCGTGAGCGCGGGGCTCACCCAGGCGGCCGCGGGGCTCCGCTTCTCCTGGCGGCTGGGCGGCGTGGAGATCAACCACTATTACCACCTGGGCTTCGACTCCACGCCCCGCTGGCGGGTGGATGAGGCGCAGCTCGCGGCCTTGTTGGATCCGGCGCTTCAGGAGGATCCGGCCGCCCGGGCGCTGGCCTTCAACCGCTTCGCCGAGACGGTCTCCGTCAGCTACCAGCGCCGCCACCACGTGGGCTTCTCCGCGGTGGGCGAGGCGGGGCCCTTCATCCTCTACGGCGAGGGGGCCTATGACTCGCGCAAGGTGTTCATCACCCAGGCGCTCTCCACGGCCGTCCACCCCTTCCTCACCGCCCTGGCCGGCATCGAGTACCAGCGCGACTTTGATCAGGTGGTGGACTTCGCCCTGTCCTACGGGCGGATCCTCCCCCGCGAGGGGCAGCCTCCCCCGCTGCTCTGGAACGAGCGCGACAGCCTGGGCTCGGCGCTCACCGTGCGCTGGGGGCTGACGGAGGAGTTCTCGCTGGAGGGCCAGGGTGGGGTGGGATTCATCCCCCTGGGGGTGAGTGGACGGCTCGGAGTGCGCTGGAAGCGCGAGCACCTCTCCTGCACCGTGGGCGCGCTCCTCCTGGCCGGCGAGACGTTCTCCTACGGCGGCTACTACCGCGCGAACCAGGGGCTCTACGCGGATCTGCGCTACGTGTTCTGA
- a CDS encoding aminotransferase class I/II-fold pyridoxal phosphate-dependent enzyme encodes MNIDQLSPQEKRALLERLLRSGGTLAPVKLEEHGTFKALRSRLSVVSRWTEVHPFFKAQEGVTRDTTQIGGRELLNFSTYNYLGLSGDPRVSAAAKDAIDRFGTSPSASRIASGEKTLHRELEEALASWLRTEAALVLVSGHATNVTVIGHLFNRRDLILYDSLAHNSIVQGVTLSGARARPYRHNDLGHLRELLKEHRADAERAVIITEGVFSMDGDIPDLPKIIELKREFNAFLMVDEAHSMGVLGATGRGIQEHFGIPSSDVDIWMGTLSKSLASCGGYIAGSSELIRYLKYTTPGFIFSVGLTPSNAAAALSALSIMAEEPGRVAQLQRNAKLFLDEARAAGLDTHLAMGTPVLPVVTGSSFHALRLSDALYRRGINVDPVISPAVEQDKARLRFFVSSTHTPEQIRQAVQAMAEEIAKLPARTSVIGETLSSLPSRDRADLMVSGRITDPGKVFRRRAKLVDPLTGEREKHFDPEKEDQNSVAARKFYEQFGSGGGIDTSVLSEALVVEVPGLEGQAAMGRWRGGSAFQDYWAHQRKVRPSEKWTVDYVMAYGDDLTISGRRTLPVGEEWYLHLLTMKGGKIVRVEEVLDGAAWRGEGAPGPEASTLLIQHDAVRATENGQLMRDLYEAWVRKADIEKFIVRCAPDVVWEINGPKQLPFAGVWRGIDAMLQFWQDLAAIMDFHELYIDALICRGDQVFSLGGFRSTAIPTGIAYSDPFLQVGTFRQGKLQHFIDYLDPRIDLAAYRPDVYE; translated from the coding sequence ATGAACATCGACCAGTTGTCTCCTCAGGAGAAGCGCGCCCTGCTCGAGCGGCTGCTCCGCTCGGGAGGTACCCTGGCCCCGGTCAAGCTCGAGGAGCACGGCACGTTCAAGGCGCTCCGCTCGCGCCTGTCGGTCGTCTCCCGCTGGACCGAGGTACATCCCTTCTTCAAGGCCCAGGAGGGCGTCACCCGCGACACCACCCAGATCGGTGGGCGCGAGCTGCTGAACTTCTCCACGTACAACTATCTGGGCCTCTCGGGGGACCCGCGCGTCTCCGCCGCGGCGAAGGACGCCATCGACCGCTTCGGCACGTCCCCGTCCGCCAGCCGCATCGCCTCCGGCGAGAAGACGCTCCACCGCGAGCTGGAAGAGGCGCTGGCCTCGTGGCTCCGCACGGAGGCGGCGCTGGTGCTCGTCAGTGGCCACGCCACGAACGTGACCGTCATCGGGCACCTCTTCAACCGCAGGGATCTGATCCTCTACGACTCCCTGGCCCACAACAGCATCGTGCAGGGCGTGACGCTGTCGGGCGCCCGCGCCCGGCCCTACCGCCACAATGACCTGGGGCACCTCCGGGAGCTGCTGAAGGAGCACCGGGCCGACGCCGAGCGCGCGGTCATCATCACCGAGGGCGTGTTCAGCATGGACGGGGACATCCCGGACCTGCCGAAGATCATCGAGCTCAAGCGCGAGTTCAACGCCTTCCTGATGGTGGATGAGGCCCACTCCATGGGCGTGCTGGGGGCCACCGGCCGTGGCATCCAGGAGCACTTCGGCATCCCCTCGTCCGATGTGGACATCTGGATGGGGACGCTCTCGAAGTCCCTGGCCAGCTGCGGGGGCTACATCGCGGGCAGCTCGGAGCTCATCCGCTACCTGAAGTACACCACCCCCGGGTTCATCTTCAGCGTGGGCCTGACGCCGTCCAATGCCGCCGCGGCCCTGTCCGCGCTCTCCATCATGGCGGAAGAGCCCGGGCGCGTCGCCCAGCTCCAGCGCAACGCCAAGCTCTTCCTCGACGAGGCGCGCGCCGCGGGGCTCGACACCCACCTGGCGATGGGCACCCCCGTGCTCCCCGTGGTCACCGGCAGCTCCTTCCATGCGCTGCGGCTGTCCGATGCGCTCTACCGCCGGGGCATCAACGTGGACCCGGTCATCAGCCCGGCCGTGGAGCAGGACAAGGCGCGCCTGCGCTTCTTCGTCAGCTCCACCCACACCCCGGAGCAGATCCGCCAGGCGGTGCAGGCGATGGCGGAGGAGATCGCCAAGCTGCCGGCCCGCACGAGCGTGATTGGCGAGACGCTGTCCTCGCTGCCGAGCCGGGACCGGGCGGACCTGATGGTCTCGGGGCGCATCACGGATCCGGGCAAGGTCTTCCGGCGCCGGGCGAAGCTGGTGGATCCGCTGACGGGCGAGCGCGAGAAGCACTTCGATCCCGAGAAGGAGGACCAGAACTCGGTGGCCGCGCGCAAGTTCTACGAGCAGTTTGGCTCGGGGGGCGGCATCGACACGTCCGTGCTCAGCGAGGCACTCGTGGTGGAGGTGCCCGGCCTCGAGGGCCAGGCGGCCATGGGGCGGTGGCGCGGCGGGAGCGCCTTCCAGGACTACTGGGCGCACCAGCGCAAGGTCCGGCCCTCGGAGAAGTGGACCGTGGACTACGTCATGGCCTATGGCGATGACCTGACGATCAGCGGGCGGCGCACGCTTCCGGTGGGCGAGGAGTGGTACCTGCACCTGCTCACGATGAAGGGGGGCAAGATCGTCCGCGTGGAAGAGGTGCTGGACGGCGCCGCCTGGCGCGGCGAGGGGGCTCCTGGCCCCGAGGCCTCCACCCTGCTCATCCAGCACGATGCCGTCCGGGCCACCGAGAACGGCCAGCTCATGAGGGACCTCTACGAGGCCTGGGTGCGCAAGGCGGACATCGAGAAGTTCATCGTCCGCTGCGCGCCGGACGTGGTGTGGGAAATCAATGGCCCGAAGCAGCTGCCCTTCGCGGGCGTCTGGCGGGGCATCGATGCCATGCTGCAGTTCTGGCAGGACCTGGCGGCCATCATGGACTTCCACGAGCTCTATATCGATGCGCTCATCTGCCGGGGCGACCAGGTCTTCTCGCTCGGAGGGTTCCGCAGCACGGCCATCCCCACGGGCATCGCCTACTCGGATCCCTTCCTGCAGGTCGGCACCTTCCGCCAGGGCAAGCTGCAGCACTTCATCGACTACCTGGATCCCCGCATCGACCTGGCCGCGTACCGGCCGGACGTCTACGAGTAG
- a CDS encoding acyl carrier protein translates to MITSDELEQWLKAMVATRTRLSPDAIDVNLPLDELGIDSMEAVALAGELETLLKRRVEPTVLWDYRTLRALSRALTGEQQAPPPSATDGMSDAEVEALLRKMTGTKS, encoded by the coding sequence ATGATAACCAGCGACGAACTCGAACAATGGCTGAAGGCCATGGTGGCCACCCGGACGCGTCTGAGCCCCGACGCCATCGACGTCAACCTGCCGCTCGATGAGCTGGGGATCGACTCCATGGAAGCGGTGGCCCTGGCCGGAGAGCTGGAGACCCTGCTCAAGCGCCGCGTGGAGCCGACCGTGCTGTGGGACTACCGCACCCTCCGGGCGCTGTCGCGTGCCCTGACGGGGGAGCAGCAGGCCCCTCCCCCCAGCGCCACCGATGGCATGTCGGATGCCGAAGTGGAAGCCCTCCTCCGCAAGATGACGGGAACCAAGTCATGA
- a CDS encoding cupin domain-containing protein: MAEAKNMGNGAGSGAFTDVEHNRNSLEVVPSRKPDASCLHQGVVGAAQAKAFSAQRGHPVYPVKLPSKAVSMSIGELAPGERTSNHRHGYEALMYIIRGKGYSIVEGQRFEWQEGDAVYTPPWCWHQHFAAEGHAVQYVTSTNMPLLSGMGQTVIREEGAP; the protein is encoded by the coding sequence ATGGCGGAAGCCAAGAACATGGGCAATGGCGCGGGCTCCGGAGCGTTCACGGACGTGGAGCACAACCGCAACTCGCTGGAGGTCGTCCCCTCCCGCAAGCCCGACGCGTCCTGCCTGCACCAAGGCGTCGTGGGCGCCGCCCAGGCCAAGGCCTTCTCCGCGCAGCGGGGGCACCCGGTGTACCCCGTGAAGCTGCCGAGCAAGGCGGTCAGCATGAGCATCGGCGAGCTGGCGCCCGGGGAGCGGACCTCGAACCACCGCCATGGCTACGAAGCCCTGATGTACATCATCCGCGGCAAGGGCTACTCGATCGTCGAGGGCCAGCGCTTCGAGTGGCAGGAGGGCGATGCCGTCTACACGCCGCCCTGGTGCTGGCATCAGCACTTCGCGGCGGAGGGCCACGCGGTGCAGTACGTCACCTCCACCAACATGCCGCTGCTCTCCGGCATGGGGCAGACGGTCATCCGCGAAGAGGGCGCGCCCTAA